In the genome of Chiloscyllium plagiosum isolate BGI_BamShark_2017 chromosome 22, ASM401019v2, whole genome shotgun sequence, one region contains:
- the LOC122561303 gene encoding palmitoyltransferase ZDHHC16B-like isoform X2: MRRRLHCVCTAMRLFLKCLRLGRRRRSKLFHRVRTLWSYSKLCVNSLVYNTFTNTDVVLDSLFEPIYWLVDHVTRWFGMVFVILVIILTTTIVMIVYICVLPVIMSTYPVGWIAWHLCYGHWNLMQIVFHYYKAVRTHPGYPTEGKSDIPMVSICRKCINPKPARTHHCSICNRCILKMDHHCPWLNNCVGHFNHRYFFSFCLFMTLGCVYCSVSSRELFVDAYFTINTATETTAPTISFREKIFHKCIIYLWVLCSSVALALSGLTIWHTVLILCGETSIERHINKKERQRQQKKGRIFRNPYHAGKLNNLKLFLGIEKRSHWITRLLLPSSHLPYGNGMTWTLPSAFSVDKAILAI, encoded by the exons atgagAAGGCGACTGCATTGTGTCTGTACAGCAATGCGTTTGTTCCTGAAGTGTCTCCGACTAGGCCGCAGGCGGCGTTCGAAGCTCTTCCACCGTGTGAGGACCCTCTGGAGCTACAGCAAACTGTGTGTCAACTCACTCGTTTACAACACCTTCACCAACACTGATGTTGTCCTTGACTCCTTATTTGAGCCCATCTATTGGCTGGTAGATCATGTGACCAGGTGGTTTGGAATG GTGTTTGTGATCCTGGTCATTATTCTAACGACCACCATTGTGATGATTGTCTATATTTGTGTGCTGCCGGTCATCATGAGTACGTACCCTGTGGGCTGGATTGCGTGGCACCTTTGCTATGGGCATTGGAACCTTATGCAGATTGTATTTCACTACTACAAAGCTGTGCGGACACACCCCGGATATCCAACAGAG GGGAAAAGTGACATTCCAATGGTTTCAATCTGCAGGAAGTGTATTAATCCCAAACCAGCTCGTACCCATCACTGCAGCATATGTAATCG ATGTATATTGAAGATGGATCATCATTGTC CTTGGCTGAATAACTGTGTGGGCCATTTTAACCATCGATACTTCTTCTCCTTCTGCCTATTTATGACACTGGGCTGTGTGTACTGTAGTGTGAGCAGCAGGGAGTTGTTTGTAGATGCATATTTCACCATCAAC ACGGCCACAGAGACTACAGCTCCAACCATATCCTTCCGAGAAAAAATTTTCCACAAGTGTATAATTTATCTCTGGGTTCTCTGCAG TTCTGTAGCCCTGGCTCTCAGTGGCCTCACCATATGGCACACTGTCCTCATTCTCTGCGGGGAGACCAGCATTGAGAGACACATCAACAAGAAGGAACGGCAGAGGCAGCAGAAGAAAGGCAGA ATTTTCAGGAATCCCTATcatgctggaaaactgaacaaCTTGAAATTATTTCTCGGGATAGAAAAACGAAG TCACTGGATTACTCGCCTACTGCTCCCCTCGTCACACCTACCTTATGGAAATGGTATGACATGGACACTGCCATCAGCCTTCAGTGTGGATAAGGCCATACTGGCGATTTGA
- the LOC122561303 gene encoding palmitoyltransferase ZDHHC16B-like isoform X1, with translation MNNRLATVGMRRRLHCVCTAMRLFLKCLRLGRRRRSKLFHRVRTLWSYSKLCVNSLVYNTFTNTDVVLDSLFEPIYWLVDHVTRWFGMVFVILVIILTTTIVMIVYICVLPVIMSTYPVGWIAWHLCYGHWNLMQIVFHYYKAVRTHPGYPTEGKSDIPMVSICRKCINPKPARTHHCSICNRCILKMDHHCPWLNNCVGHFNHRYFFSFCLFMTLGCVYCSVSSRELFVDAYFTINTATETTAPTISFREKIFHKCIIYLWVLCSSVALALSGLTIWHTVLILCGETSIERHINKKERQRQQKKGRIFRNPYHAGKLNNLKLFLGIEKRSHWITRLLLPSSHLPYGNGMTWTLPSAFSVDKAILAI, from the exons ATGAATAACAG gctggccactgttggaatgagAAGGCGACTGCATTGTGTCTGTACAGCAATGCGTTTGTTCCTGAAGTGTCTCCGACTAGGCCGCAGGCGGCGTTCGAAGCTCTTCCACCGTGTGAGGACCCTCTGGAGCTACAGCAAACTGTGTGTCAACTCACTCGTTTACAACACCTTCACCAACACTGATGTTGTCCTTGACTCCTTATTTGAGCCCATCTATTGGCTGGTAGATCATGTGACCAGGTGGTTTGGAATG GTGTTTGTGATCCTGGTCATTATTCTAACGACCACCATTGTGATGATTGTCTATATTTGTGTGCTGCCGGTCATCATGAGTACGTACCCTGTGGGCTGGATTGCGTGGCACCTTTGCTATGGGCATTGGAACCTTATGCAGATTGTATTTCACTACTACAAAGCTGTGCGGACACACCCCGGATATCCAACAGAG GGGAAAAGTGACATTCCAATGGTTTCAATCTGCAGGAAGTGTATTAATCCCAAACCAGCTCGTACCCATCACTGCAGCATATGTAATCG ATGTATATTGAAGATGGATCATCATTGTC CTTGGCTGAATAACTGTGTGGGCCATTTTAACCATCGATACTTCTTCTCCTTCTGCCTATTTATGACACTGGGCTGTGTGTACTGTAGTGTGAGCAGCAGGGAGTTGTTTGTAGATGCATATTTCACCATCAAC ACGGCCACAGAGACTACAGCTCCAACCATATCCTTCCGAGAAAAAATTTTCCACAAGTGTATAATTTATCTCTGGGTTCTCTGCAG TTCTGTAGCCCTGGCTCTCAGTGGCCTCACCATATGGCACACTGTCCTCATTCTCTGCGGGGAGACCAGCATTGAGAGACACATCAACAAGAAGGAACGGCAGAGGCAGCAGAAGAAAGGCAGA ATTTTCAGGAATCCCTATcatgctggaaaactgaacaaCTTGAAATTATTTCTCGGGATAGAAAAACGAAG TCACTGGATTACTCGCCTACTGCTCCCCTCGTCACACCTACCTTATGGAAATGGTATGACATGGACACTGCCATCAGCCTTCAGTGTGGATAAGGCCATACTGGCGATTTGA